The Lathyrus oleraceus cultivar Zhongwan6 chromosome 5, CAAS_Psat_ZW6_1.0, whole genome shotgun sequence genome includes the window TGTCTCCTGTTTTGAGGCTACTTCTCATGGTTTATGGCTTAAGAGTTTTATTTTTGAGCTTAGAATCATAGATTCTGTTTCTAAACCTCTGAAGATTTTTTGCGATAATTCAGCAGCTGCCTTTATGGCTAAGAACAATAAAAGTGGaagtcgaagcaagcacatcgacaTAAAGTATTTAGCCATTAGAGAAAGAGTTAAAGATAAAATAGTAGTTATTAATCACATTAGTACTTATTTAATGATCGCTGATCCTTTGACTAAGGGCATGCCACCAATAAAATTTAAGGATCATGTAGAGAACATGGGACCTGGGTCCTCCTTATGATTGTATACATACAATTTATTAATAAAACTCTTATATTGTGATGTTTTCTCATTTTCATGCGCACATCAGTTTGAGAAAATATGTTACATCTGGACCAAGAGTAAACATTGGTTTATTCATTAAGTTAGTGACCACATTACAGATATATACTTGAAAATAGACGTGTTGTAATACATAGATGAGACTACTCGCTTTAAGAAGGACTATCTCTATGATTCACATATTTATTTCTTGAGTAAGTTTTTCATGACTCATTTATGCCAATAATCAGTTCTATGGACCAAGTGGGAGAATGTAACGGtttcttatttttttataataagtattaataataaaaaaaccaatttaatgtggtccatagttttggaattttggttctaaaaagggtatgatttattttggttttaatgtaaattgatatgaccatttaattgggtggtaatgagttttaatggctttaaattcttgatggtagAATCAAGCATATAAATAGTCTTTGGTCCCCAAAGCTTTCTCTCATCGCAAAAAAAATACGCCATCTATATTGAGAGAGCGGGAGTTTGGAAGAATCAAAGACAGTACACTCACAACACTGCAACAATGAGTGAAGGTAAAACCTTTAATTCTATTTTCGCATATTGTTTTATTAATCTTGTTGTTCTTTTGTTATCAGGAAATATGATCAATATATATATTATTCAAACAATAAAAAATTACATTAAAACAATCAGAACCCACAAAGAgagtaaaaaaagaaaaatgacaaGCCACTCATTGGCATTGAGATTATTGAATGCAAAAGTATTATTGTTAAGTTGAtaatcatcatcttcatcatcatcatcagaatTTTTTGCTGGAATTCTCTGTAGCTGACTATTAGTCGTTTTTGGACCAGGCCCCTCCCCTCCTTTACCTGTGCTACCTGGTttccttctaccaacttttgcTTTGCTTTCAACATCATTAGCACATTTTCTGAAGAAAAACAACAGATAAATATAGTTCATATACGAATACTAAAACTATGCTAGCTAATGATTTCTAGAAGAAATGGAGTCTTTTATATCAAGAATATACTTACATAGTAACTGTCATATATTTTTTTGACGTGAAGTTGGGGGTTGGCAGCAGTTGCATGTGGATGAAACTAACTGCAGTAAGGGCCATGGGAGAAAAAATACTATAAATGATCAAGCTTAATTTTGTTTGCAGTCGCCAAAGTTAGTAAGTTTGTTCTTATTGTGTCTTGGTGGTTTAGTTGAACTTGAATGTTGGATTTATATAGAAAGAAGCATGTTGCgaatattaattaataaaaaaataaaacacGTATATTAGCGTTTAAAGTGTCAACTTTGAACACTTCTCTATATCTCGATATATGAGTGGATTTTTTTTTATACAAAGATGTATGAGTCGAGCTTGACTGTGGACAAAGATCATTGActcaatatttttattttttaaccATTTACTTGTACTGTGTCATATTCTCTGGCAAAATAGTTTGTTAAAATGTACCTTAAGACATATATTTATGATGTTAAAGTAATGTTTTTATATCAAGTTTATTAGCATGTGTTAGTGGGACACATTTTAGCATTTGTGTAAATAAAAACCACTAACTTCCCACTTATTAAGAGAAATAGTTAAAATTCATTGAATAAGCTTTCAATGTTTTGATAAGGAGAAATGTGAATTTCTTAAATTACCTTACAAGAAAATTTGTTGCATGATTAAAAGGGAATTGATGAAAAAACGAAATTAGCTGAGATTTTATTAAGTTATAATATTATTAACTAACGAAAGAAGAAATTAACTTATAGTTAAGAGTATTTTTAATAGCTAGCTATTTTAAGCTAAAAAAAACTCATTTTGAGCTTCATACATTAATATACTAACTTTCTATACGACTCATATATATTTTATACAACTCATATATGTATATTTTTGAAACGACAAAAAGAAAACATGCAACTCTTAACACATTACACACACAAAAAAACTAAGATCATACACGGAAGAAATTTGTATATAAAATGCTTACAATATTAGTCATAATActaaaaaataagaataaaataCTTATTAGCGATATGATTTTTACGTCATAAAAAGGTGAAAATTATATCACAAATAAAAGTTAATGACGTAATAAAACACGAGGCAAGAGCATTTGTGACAATTTTTTTGTCAAATAAAAATTACGCCGCAAATTTG containing:
- the LOC127083050 gene encoding uncharacterized protein LOC127083050 encodes the protein MALTAVSFIHMQLLPTPNFTSKKYMTVTIKCANDVESKAKVGRRKPGSTGKGGEGPGPKTTNSQLQRIPAKNSDDDDEDDDYQLNNNTFAFNNLNANEWLVIFLFLLSLWVLIVLM